The segment GTTAATCGGCTTTGCGCAAGTGGAAGTGGAAATCGAGACAGCCGATGAAGAGCATATTTACACCGTGAAAAAACTGCTGGAGAAGAATAATTACTGTACACAGCTTTGCTAGACAGAAAATCAGCACATTTTCTCCTGTGCTTACTGGAAAACAAAAGAGGTCTGCCTTAAAAATCCAAGGCAGACCTCTTTTATCCGTTAATTGCGGATTAAATAATCGAAAGCGCTGAGGGCGGCAGTAGCGCCGGACCCCATGGAGATAATAATTTGTTTGTACGGGCTGGTCGTGCAATCGCCGGCAGCAAACACCCCGGGAATGTTTGTAGCACCGTGATTGTCAACGATGATTTCGCCACAACGGTTGCGTTCGACCGATTCACCTAACCAATTCGTATTGGGTACTAGACCAATCAGGATAAACACACCTTCCAGTTCAATATGGTGTGCTTTTTCTGTGGCGCGGTCCAGATAGGTAATCCCGTTTACTTTGTCAGTGCCGGTAATTTCTTTGGTCTGAACGTTTTTTAGAACAGTCACGTTAGGCAGGGAGTAGAGCCGTTTTTGCAATACGCCGTCTGCTTTTAGCTCGGGCAGGAACTCGAGAACGGTGACATGCTCCACAATACCCGCCAGGTCAATGGCGGCTTCAATGCCGGAGTTGCCGCCACCAATCACGGCAATTCGTTTTCCCTTAAATACGGGACCGTCGCAGTGCGGGCAATAGGCAATGCCTTTATTTCTAAACTCGGTTTCACCGGGGACACCGATACTACGCCAGCGGGCACCGGTCGCGAGAATGACGGTTTTACCCTTCAAGAGCCCGCCGCTTTCCAGTTCGATTTCGATGAAATCCTTCTTGGCTAGGCTTTTTACCCGCTGTGCTTTCATGACATCAATGTCGTAGGCCTTTACATGCTCTTCAAAATTGGAAGAGAGCTTCGGTCCTTCGGTATATTTGGTACCGATAAAATTCTCGATACCAAGGGTATCCTTGATTTGGCCGCCGAAGCGGTCGGCTACGATACCGGTGCGAATACCCTTGCGGGCGGCATAAATGGCCGCACTGGCACCAGCCGGGCCACTGCCGACCACCAGGACATCAAAAGGCTCTTTATCGTTAAACTTGGCAACATCGGGCGTGCTGTCAAGTTTTTCAACGAATTCCTCCAAGGTCATCTGACCGCTGCTGAAAAATTCACCATTTAGGTGGACGGTAGGTACGGCCATGATGTTTTTGATTTCCACTTCGTCGCGGAAGGCAGCCCCATCAATCATGGTATGGGTGATGCCGGGATTGAGTACGCTCATCACATTAAGGGCTTGCACAATCTCCGGGCAAATATGGCAGCTTAAACTGATATAAGTTTCAAACCGGTAATGACCTTTGATTTGTTTGATCTGCTCAATGAGTTTCCCGTCTACCTTCGGTGCTCGGCCGCTGGTCTGCAAAAGAGCCAATACCAGTGAGGTGAACTCATGGCCTAGCGGAATGCCGGCAAAAACAATTCCGGTGTTTTCGCCGATACGATTGATACTGAAGCTGGGTGTTCGCGGCAGGTCAACGTGTTCCACTTTGATCTTGGAAGATAGAGAGGCCAATTCGTCTACCAGAGCCAGCATATCTTTCGATACCGTATCGGACCCTGCACTCACTTTAATCAGTATATCGTTCTCCATTAATTGAAGGTATTCAGATAATTGGGCTTTAATATCAGACTCCAGTAGCATGGGCGACACTCCTTAAATCTTTCCTACCAGATCCAGGCTGGGTCTGAGGGTTGCGCCGCCTT is part of the Propionispora vibrioides genome and harbors:
- the ahpF gene encoding alkyl hydroperoxide reductase subunit F, with the translated sequence MLLESDIKAQLSEYLQLMENDILIKVSAGSDTVSKDMLALVDELASLSSKIKVEHVDLPRTPSFSINRIGENTGIVFAGIPLGHEFTSLVLALLQTSGRAPKVDGKLIEQIKQIKGHYRFETYISLSCHICPEIVQALNVMSVLNPGITHTMIDGAAFRDEVEIKNIMAVPTVHLNGEFFSSGQMTLEEFVEKLDSTPDVAKFNDKEPFDVLVVGSGPAGASAAIYAARKGIRTGIVADRFGGQIKDTLGIENFIGTKYTEGPKLSSNFEEHVKAYDIDVMKAQRVKSLAKKDFIEIELESGGLLKGKTVILATGARWRSIGVPGETEFRNKGIAYCPHCDGPVFKGKRIAVIGGGNSGIEAAIDLAGIVEHVTVLEFLPELKADGVLQKRLYSLPNVTVLKNVQTKEITGTDKVNGITYLDRATEKAHHIELEGVFILIGLVPNTNWLGESVERNRCGEIIVDNHGATNIPGVFAAGDCTTSPYKQIIISMGSGATAALSAFDYLIRN